In the Candidatus Obscuribacterales bacterium genome, one interval contains:
- a CDS encoding FAD-binding oxidoreductase: MDSWIMSAIALQVAQQIGADHVVARESLDPALQAQLQIAAPNLVAIAYPPTLESLCDLVAYAHHHRWAMLPMGQGTKLHWGPPLPKEAIAISTAQLDQVIDHAAGDLTVTAQSGVKLGDLQQQLAQSRQFLAIDPHYSASATLGGIVATADTGSLRQRYGALRDMLIGLSFVRADGQVAKAGGRVVKNVAGYDLMKLMTGAYGTLGILTQMTFRLYPLPETSETVVLLGKSAAIATVLHQIRQTSLSPVALDVLSRSYVSALGLGQGTGLVARFQSIPVSVAQQMAQVTALAQAAGLNSDRLQGQDDASLWQRLQEKWDAAAAASAIACKIGVLPAQAVASLDAIAQLWPASLGLIHAGSGLGWLSGEVDSITATEMTQVRSHCAAHGGFLSLLSAPPSWTVLDRWGYAGNALPQMQAIKAQFDPHHLLNPGRFVGGL, translated from the coding sequence TTGGATAGCTGGATCATGAGTGCGATCGCCCTTCAAGTAGCGCAGCAGATTGGAGCAGACCATGTGGTGGCGAGGGAGTCCCTCGACCCGGCTCTGCAGGCTCAACTTCAGATCGCTGCTCCTAATCTAGTGGCGATCGCCTACCCGCCTACCCTTGAGTCCCTGTGTGATCTCGTGGCCTATGCCCATCACCACCGCTGGGCGATGCTGCCCATGGGGCAGGGTACGAAGCTCCACTGGGGGCCGCCGCTGCCCAAGGAGGCGATCGCCATCAGTACGGCTCAGCTTGACCAAGTGATTGACCATGCGGCGGGAGATTTAACCGTGACGGCCCAGTCCGGCGTCAAGCTTGGCGATTTACAGCAGCAGTTGGCTCAATCGCGGCAGTTTTTAGCGATCGATCCCCACTACAGCGCATCGGCGACCCTCGGCGGCATTGTGGCCACAGCGGATACCGGATCTCTGCGCCAGCGCTACGGCGCCTTACGGGATATGCTCATCGGTCTATCCTTCGTGCGGGCGGATGGTCAGGTAGCCAAGGCCGGGGGACGGGTGGTGAAAAACGTAGCTGGCTACGACCTGATGAAACTGATGACCGGTGCCTACGGTACCCTAGGCATCCTCACCCAGATGACCTTTCGTCTCTATCCCTTGCCAGAGACCTCAGAAACGGTGGTGCTGCTAGGGAAATCGGCGGCGATCGCCACGGTGTTGCATCAGATCCGTCAAACCTCTCTGAGCCCCGTAGCTTTGGATGTCCTATCTCGTTCCTACGTCAGTGCCCTAGGCTTGGGCCAGGGGACGGGATTAGTGGCCCGCTTCCAGAGTATTCCTGTGAGTGTTGCCCAACAGATGGCCCAGGTGACGGCCTTAGCCCAAGCGGCGGGTTTAAACAGCGATCGCCTTCAGGGGCAGGATGATGCCAGTCTATGGCAACGATTACAAGAAAAATGGGACGCCGCCGCCGCTGCATCGGCGATCGCCTGCAAAATAGGAGTATTACCGGCTCAGGCGGTGGCTAGCTTGGATGCGATCGCTCAGCTATGGCCAGCCAGTCTAGGTCTCATCCATGCCGGTAGTGGTCTGGGTTGGTTGAGCGGTGAGGTAGATAGCATCACCGCCACGGAGATGACCCAGGTGCGATCGCACTGCGCCGCCCACGGTGGCTTCCTCTCCCTGCTGTCGGCACCGCCAAGCTGGACAGTCCTCGATCGCTGGGGCTATGCCGGTAATGCCCTACCCCAGATGCAAGCCATCAAAGCTCAGTTTGACCCCCATCATTTACTCAACCCCGGTCGCTTTGTGGGTGGCCTGTAG
- a CDS encoding F0F1 ATP synthase subunit gamma translates to MPNLKAIRDRIKSVKNTKKITEAMRLVAAAKVRRAQEQVTATRPFADRLAQVLYGLQSRLQFEEADLPLLKKRDVKTVGLLVVSGDRGLCGGYNANVIKRAELRIKELKAEGLDYKLVIVGRKANQYFTRREQPISKSFTNLEQVPTASEASAIADELLSLFLSDSVDRVELIYTKFVSLISSRPVTQTLLPLDPQGLEAADDEIFRLTTRGGVFQVEREKVEAAPQTPLPQDMIFEQDPVQILDALLPLYLNNQLLRALQESAASELAARMTAMNNASDNAKQLITSLSLSYNKARQAAITQEILEVVAGAEVLN, encoded by the coding sequence ATGCCAAATCTCAAAGCGATTCGGGATCGAATTAAGTCGGTCAAAAATACCAAGAAAATTACGGAAGCGATGCGGCTCGTCGCAGCAGCCAAGGTGCGGCGTGCCCAAGAGCAGGTGACGGCAACCCGTCCTTTTGCCGATCGCTTGGCGCAGGTGCTGTACGGTCTACAGTCTCGCCTGCAGTTTGAGGAAGCGGATTTGCCGCTCCTGAAAAAGCGGGATGTGAAAACCGTGGGTCTGTTGGTGGTGTCGGGCGATCGCGGTCTGTGCGGTGGCTACAATGCCAATGTGATTAAGCGGGCTGAGCTGCGCATCAAGGAACTCAAGGCTGAAGGGCTGGACTATAAGCTGGTAATCGTTGGGCGCAAAGCAAATCAGTATTTTACCCGCCGGGAACAGCCGATTAGCAAGTCGTTCACCAATCTAGAGCAGGTGCCCACGGCATCGGAAGCTTCGGCGATCGCGGATGAACTACTCTCTCTATTCCTCTCCGATTCAGTGGATCGAGTGGAGTTGATCTACACCAAATTTGTGTCGTTGATTAGCTCTCGTCCGGTGACTCAAACCCTGCTGCCCCTCGATCCTCAGGGCTTGGAAGCAGCAGATGATGAGATCTTCCGGTTGACGACTCGTGGTGGTGTGTTCCAAGTCGAGCGGGAAAAAGTGGAGGCAGCTCCCCAGACACCCCTGCCCCAAGATATGATTTTTGAGCAGGATCCGGTGCAAATTCTGGATGCACTCCTGCCCCTCTATCTGAACAACCAGCTCCTGCGTGCTCTGCAAGAGTCGGCGGCCAGTGAGCTAGCTGCCCGGATGACGGCGATGAACAACGCCAGCGACAACGCTAAGCAGTTGATTACCTCCTTGTCCTTGTCCTACAACAAGGCTCGTCAGGCGGCTATTACCCAGGAAATTCTGGAAGTGGTGGCGGGCGCAGAAGTCCTCAACTAG
- the atpA gene encoding F0F1 ATP synthase subunit alpha, with protein MVSIRPDEISNIIRQQIEQYDQDVKVSNVGTVLQVGDGIARIYGLEGTMAGELLEFEDGTVGIALNLEEDNVGAVLMGNGRSIQEGSTVTSTGRIAEVPVGEAMVGRVVDALARPIDGKGDISTTETRLIESMAPGIIDRKSVYEPMQTGITAIDSMVPIGRGQRELIIGDRQTGKTSVAVDTILNQKGEDVICVYVAIGQKASTVAQVVEVLRQRGALDYTIVVAANANAPATLQYLAPYTGATLAEYFMYKGKATLVVYDDLSKQAQAYRQMSLLLRRPPGREAYPGDVFYLHSRLLERAAKLSPELGEGSMTALPIIETQAGDVSAYIPTNVISITDGQIFLSSDLFNSGLRPAINAGISVSRVGSAAQIKAMKQVAGKVKLELAQFAELEAFSQFASDLDKATQQQLARGQRLRELLKQPQYSPLPVADQVAVIYAGINGYMDDLDLDKVTSFVKGFRDYLSNSKPKFSEIVRAEKKLTDEAETILKEAIAEYKQTFMAMA; from the coding sequence ATGGTAAGTATCAGACCCGACGAAATTAGCAACATTATTCGTCAGCAGATTGAGCAATACGACCAAGACGTTAAGGTCTCTAACGTTGGTACCGTTCTTCAGGTGGGTGATGGCATTGCCCGCATCTATGGTTTGGAAGGAACCATGGCTGGTGAACTTCTAGAGTTTGAAGATGGCACGGTGGGTATCGCGCTGAACCTAGAAGAAGACAACGTCGGTGCTGTGTTGATGGGCAATGGTCGTTCCATCCAAGAGGGCAGCACCGTGACCTCCACTGGTCGGATTGCGGAAGTGCCGGTGGGTGAGGCCATGGTTGGTCGCGTGGTAGATGCCCTAGCGCGCCCTATTGACGGCAAAGGCGACATCAGCACTACTGAAACTCGCCTAATCGAATCCATGGCTCCTGGGATTATTGATCGGAAGTCGGTGTATGAGCCGATGCAAACCGGAATTACGGCGATTGACTCCATGGTGCCCATCGGCCGAGGCCAGCGGGAGTTGATTATTGGCGATCGCCAAACCGGTAAAACCTCTGTTGCGGTAGATACCATCCTCAACCAAAAGGGTGAAGATGTGATCTGTGTGTATGTTGCCATTGGTCAAAAGGCATCTACCGTGGCGCAGGTGGTAGAAGTGCTGCGCCAGCGCGGTGCTTTGGACTACACCATTGTGGTAGCTGCTAACGCCAACGCTCCGGCAACCTTGCAATACCTAGCACCCTACACCGGTGCGACCTTGGCGGAATACTTCATGTATAAAGGCAAGGCGACCTTGGTGGTCTACGATGACTTATCCAAACAAGCCCAAGCCTACCGCCAGATGTCCTTGCTGCTGCGCCGTCCACCCGGGCGGGAAGCCTACCCTGGCGATGTGTTTTACCTCCACTCTCGCTTGCTAGAGCGGGCTGCGAAGTTGAGCCCTGAGCTAGGTGAAGGCAGCATGACCGCTTTGCCGATCATCGAAACCCAAGCGGGTGACGTCTCCGCCTACATTCCGACCAACGTGATTTCCATCACCGATGGTCAGATCTTTCTCTCCTCTGACCTGTTCAACTCTGGTCTACGCCCTGCGATCAACGCGGGTATCTCCGTATCTCGGGTAGGTTCGGCGGCTCAGATCAAAGCGATGAAGCAGGTGGCTGGTAAGGTGAAGCTAGAGCTAGCTCAGTTTGCTGAACTAGAAGCTTTCTCCCAGTTTGCATCAGACTTGGATAAAGCCACCCAACAGCAGTTGGCTCGGGGACAGCGTTTGCGCGAACTGCTGAAGCAGCCTCAATACTCGCCCCTACCGGTGGCTGACCAAGTGGCTGTGATCTATGCTGGCATTAACGGCTACATGGATGACCTAGATCTGGATAAGGTAACCAGCTTTGTGAAGGGTTTCCGGGACTATTTGTCCAACAGCAAGCCTAAGTTTAGTGAGATTGTTCGGGCTGAGAAAAAGCTGACCGACGAGGCAGAAACCATCCTGAAAGAGGCGATCGCTGAATACAAGCAAACCTTCATGGCGATGGCGTAA
- the atpH gene encoding ATP synthase F1 subunit delta, with amino-acid sequence MNDSLVTAEILEPYAQALMSLAQGNDLVDQLSGDAAGLLEVLKESPDLAQFLSSPIIGIDQKKAVLRQALTDQVHPYMMNFLLLLVDRRRISFIEGICRKYQSLVRELKKTVLAEVTSAVPLSESQQDAVRAQVLSLTGAQQVELELSQNPDLIGGVVIRVGSQVIDASLSGQLRRIGLKLSVIS; translated from the coding sequence ATGAACGATAGTTTAGTCACAGCTGAGATTCTGGAGCCCTATGCTCAGGCCTTAATGTCATTGGCTCAAGGTAATGACTTAGTTGATCAGTTAAGTGGCGATGCTGCAGGGTTATTGGAGGTCTTGAAAGAGTCTCCTGACCTAGCGCAATTTTTGTCGAGCCCCATTATTGGCATCGATCAAAAAAAGGCAGTTCTCCGTCAGGCTCTGACCGATCAAGTCCATCCCTACATGATGAACTTCTTGCTGTTGCTGGTGGATCGCCGCCGCATCTCGTTCATTGAAGGGATTTGCAGAAAATATCAATCCCTAGTTCGAGAGTTGAAAAAGACAGTCCTTGCAGAGGTTACTTCGGCTGTACCGCTGTCAGAGTCTCAACAGGATGCTGTTCGTGCGCAGGTTTTAAGCCTCACGGGTGCGCAGCAGGTTGAGCTTGAACTATCGCAGAATCCAGACTTGATCGGTGGCGTTGTCATCCGAGTTGGCTCTCAAGTAATTGATGCGAGCCTTAGCGGACAGTTGCGACGCATCGGCCTTAAACTCAGCGTCATCAGCTAG
- a CDS encoding F0F1 ATP synthase subunit B produces MVLKAPEIEEAGFGINLDLLDTNLINLIIIIGVLIYFGRGFLGKTLSERRSRIESEIREAEERKKSAASALAEQQQKLAQAKAEAAKILSAAETSAQAARESILAEAERDVARLREAAAQDLTSQQERIMREVRNQVVAMAMQQAESQLRNQMDDAKQQQLVDRSIAMLGGKS; encoded by the coding sequence GTGGTTCTGAAAGCGCCAGAGATTGAAGAAGCCGGGTTTGGCATCAATCTTGATCTTTTAGACACAAATCTAATTAATCTGATCATTATCATTGGGGTTTTGATCTATTTTGGGCGGGGCTTCTTGGGTAAGACCCTGTCAGAGCGGCGATCGCGCATTGAATCTGAGATTCGTGAGGCTGAGGAACGTAAGAAATCAGCCGCGTCGGCTTTAGCGGAACAGCAACAAAAGCTGGCTCAAGCGAAAGCTGAAGCAGCCAAGATTCTTAGTGCTGCGGAGACCTCTGCTCAGGCTGCTCGTGAGTCGATTTTGGCGGAGGCAGAGCGGGATGTTGCTCGTCTGCGAGAAGCTGCAGCTCAAGACTTAACCTCTCAGCAAGAACGCATCATGCGAGAGGTTCGTAATCAAGTCGTAGCGATGGCGATGCAGCAAGCGGAATCTCAACTGCGCAATCAGATGGATGATGCCAAGCAGCAACAGCTTGTAGACCGTAGCATCGCTATGTTGGGAGGCAAGTCATGA
- a CDS encoding F0F1 ATP synthase subunit B' encodes MIHWTVLLAAEAAASEGGGGLFDLDATLPLMAIQFLLLMVILNAVFYKPLGKSIDDRDNYIRTTQAEAKERLEQTKRLTQQYESDLASTRRQSQTVIAEAQTAAQKIAAERVAQAQQEAQAQREQVQRELDQQKTEALASLESQVGALSQQILDKLLGAKA; translated from the coding sequence ATGATTCACTGGACAGTTCTACTTGCCGCTGAAGCCGCTGCTTCAGAGGGAGGGGGTGGACTTTTTGACTTAGATGCCACACTGCCCTTGATGGCCATTCAGTTTTTACTGCTGATGGTGATCTTGAACGCGGTGTTTTACAAACCCCTGGGCAAGAGCATCGACGATCGAGATAACTATATTCGCACCACTCAAGCCGAAGCGAAGGAGCGGTTGGAGCAAACCAAGCGCTTAACCCAGCAATACGAGAGCGACTTGGCGTCTACTCGTCGTCAGTCTCAAACCGTGATTGCTGAGGCTCAAACTGCTGCTCAAAAAATTGCTGCAGAACGGGTTGCCCAGGCTCAGCAAGAAGCTCAGGCTCAGCGTGAACAGGTTCAGCGTGAGCTGGATCAGCAAAAGACAGAGGCGTTAGCGTCGCTGGAGTCTCAAGTGGGTGCATTGAGTCAACAAATTTTGGATAAGCTCCTAGGAGCAAAGGCTTAA
- the atpE gene encoding ATP synthase F0 subunit C: MNPIVAAASVIAAALAVGLAAIGPGIGQGNAAGQAVEGIARQPEAEGKIRGTLLLSLAFMEALTIYGLVVALVLLFANPFA; this comes from the coding sequence ATGAATCCAATTGTTGCCGCCGCTTCTGTTATTGCTGCTGCCCTTGCTGTGGGTCTAGCCGCGATCGGCCCTGGTATTGGTCAAGGTAACGCAGCTGGTCAGGCTGTAGAAGGTATTGCTCGTCAGCCAGAAGCAGAAGGTAAGATTCGTGGTACTCTTCTGCTCAGCTTGGCATTTATGGAAGCACTGACCATCTACGGCTTGGTGGTTGCCCTCGTTCTTTTATTCGCCAATCCTTTCGCCTAA
- the atpB gene encoding F0F1 ATP synthase subunit A, with the protein MSDRLFGELQRMDMLNDLITIQHFPLAELEVGHHLYWQIGSLKLHGQVFLTSWFVIAALVTISVLATRNVQMVPSGVQNLMEYALEFIRDLAKGQIGEKDYRPWVPFIGTLFLFIFVSNWGGALIPWKLVALPEGELAAPTSDINTTVALALLTSLAYFYAGFSKKGLGYFGNYVQPVAFMLPFKIIEDFTKPLSLSFRLFGNILADELVVGVLVLLVPLFVPLPVMALGLFTSAIQALIFATLAAAYIGEAMEEHGEEHE; encoded by the coding sequence GTGTCTGACAGACTCTTTGGGGAACTTCAACGAATGGACATGCTGAATGATTTGATTACAATTCAACACTTCCCCCTGGCAGAACTGGAAGTCGGCCATCATTTGTACTGGCAAATTGGCAGCCTCAAGCTTCATGGGCAAGTATTCCTCACCTCTTGGTTTGTGATTGCAGCCCTCGTTACCATTTCAGTCTTAGCCACTCGTAACGTTCAGATGGTGCCGTCGGGTGTCCAAAACTTGATGGAATACGCCCTCGAATTCATTCGAGACTTGGCAAAGGGGCAAATCGGCGAAAAAGACTATCGCCCATGGGTACCGTTCATTGGCACCTTGTTTTTGTTCATCTTTGTCTCCAACTGGGGAGGAGCCCTGATTCCTTGGAAGCTAGTTGCTCTGCCTGAAGGAGAGTTGGCCGCCCCCACCAGTGACATTAATACCACCGTTGCCCTAGCGCTCCTCACCTCTTTAGCCTATTTCTATGCAGGCTTTAGCAAGAAAGGACTGGGCTACTTTGGTAACTATGTGCAGCCGGTAGCATTTATGTTGCCGTTCAAAATTATTGAAGATTTCACCAAGCCCCTTTCCCTGAGCTTCCGTCTATTTGGCAACATCTTGGCGGATGAGCTCGTGGTTGGGGTGCTAGTTCTTCTGGTGCCGTTGTTTGTGCCGCTGCCAGTGATGGCGCTTGGGTTGTTCACCAGTGCAATTCAGGCGTTGATCTTCGCTACGTTGGCCGCCGCCTACATCGGGGAAGCCATGGAGGAACACGGGGAAGAGCATGAGTAA
- a CDS encoding Fur family transcriptional regulator, giving the protein MSPKRTRNQEKVLSVLRALGRGTSAQDLFVELRDRSQGMGLATVYRALDALKLEGVVQMRTVSSGEALYSLIQEDRHHLTCLQCGLSIAIDECPVHELQERLHDAYQFKIYYHTLEFFGLCTTCQTAQASMG; this is encoded by the coding sequence ATGTCGCCAAAACGTACCCGCAACCAAGAGAAAGTATTGTCTGTGCTGCGAGCCTTGGGGCGGGGTACCTCGGCACAGGATTTATTTGTCGAACTCCGCGATCGCAGCCAGGGGATGGGACTAGCAACGGTGTACCGAGCCCTAGATGCTCTTAAGCTAGAGGGTGTGGTGCAAATGCGGACGGTGTCTAGTGGGGAAGCTTTGTACAGCCTGATTCAAGAAGATCGCCACCACTTGACCTGTTTGCAGTGCGGCTTGTCGATTGCCATTGATGAATGTCCTGTGCATGAGCTTCAGGAACGCCTGCACGATGCCTATCAGTTCAAAATCTACTACCATACCCTAGAATTTTTCGGGCTCTGTACGACCTGTCAGACAGCTCAGGCATCCATGGGCTAA
- the ftsH2 gene encoding ATP-dependent zinc metalloprotease FtsH2, protein MKLSWRVILLWTIPALVIGVIFWQGAFSSQVDMGGRNAANTRMTYGRFLEYLDSGRVTSVDLYEGGRTAIVEATDPELDNRMQRLRVDLPGNTPEIVSKLRARNVNFDSHPPRNDGAIWGLLGNLVFPVLLIGGLFFLFRRSSNAPGGPGQAMNFGKSRARFQMEAKTGVMFDDVAGIEEAKEELQEVVTFLKKPERFTAVGARIPKGVLLVGPPGTGKTLLAKAIAGEAGVPFFSISGSEFVEMFVGVGASRVRDLFKKAKENAPCIIFIDEIDAVGRQRGAGIGGGNDEREQTLNQLLTEMDGFEGNTGIIIIAATNRPDVLDSALLRPGRFDRQVTVDAPDVKGRLEVLEVHARNKKLAQEVSLEAIARRTPGFTGADLANLLNEAAILTARRRKDAITMREIDDAVDRVVAGMEGTPLVDSKSKRLIAYHELGHAIVGTLIKAHDPVQKVTLIPRGQAQGLTWFTPNEEQGLISRAQLRARITGALGGRAAEQVIFGDAEVTTGAGNDLQQVTGMARQMVTRFGMSDLGPMSLETQQGEVFLGRDLMTRSEYSEEIASRIDAQVRAIVEHCYEEACRIIRENRLVIDRLVDLLIEKETIDGDEFRQIVSEYAEVPEKEQYVPQL, encoded by the coding sequence ATGAAACTTTCCTGGAGAGTTATTCTTCTGTGGACGATACCTGCCCTGGTGATTGGGGTCATCTTTTGGCAAGGTGCCTTTTCGTCGCAGGTGGATATGGGGGGACGGAATGCAGCCAACACCCGGATGACCTACGGGCGCTTTTTGGAATATTTGGATTCTGGACGGGTTACCAGTGTCGATCTGTATGAAGGTGGACGGACGGCGATCGTAGAAGCTACCGATCCTGAGTTAGACAATCGGATGCAGCGGCTTCGGGTTGACCTACCTGGCAACACCCCGGAAATTGTCTCTAAACTGCGCGCCAGAAATGTCAACTTCGACTCCCATCCGCCTCGTAACGATGGCGCAATCTGGGGTCTGTTGGGGAACTTGGTCTTTCCTGTTCTTTTGATTGGTGGACTCTTCTTTTTGTTCCGCCGTTCTAGCAATGCCCCCGGTGGCCCCGGACAAGCCATGAACTTTGGTAAGTCCCGTGCTCGTTTCCAGATGGAAGCTAAGACCGGTGTCATGTTTGATGACGTGGCGGGTATTGAAGAAGCCAAGGAAGAACTGCAGGAAGTGGTGACTTTCTTGAAGAAGCCCGAACGTTTTACCGCTGTGGGAGCTCGCATTCCTAAGGGTGTGCTGCTTGTGGGCCCTCCTGGAACCGGGAAAACTCTTTTGGCTAAAGCGATCGCTGGTGAGGCGGGCGTACCGTTCTTCAGCATCTCCGGGTCAGAATTTGTAGAAATGTTTGTTGGGGTAGGTGCCTCTCGGGTGCGTGACCTCTTCAAGAAAGCTAAGGAAAATGCGCCTTGTATCATCTTTATTGATGAAATTGACGCTGTAGGTCGGCAGCGGGGCGCTGGCATTGGCGGCGGTAACGATGAGCGGGAGCAAACCCTCAACCAGTTGCTTACCGAGATGGATGGTTTTGAAGGCAACACCGGCATCATCATCATTGCGGCGACGAACCGTCCTGATGTGTTGGATTCGGCTCTGCTGCGCCCCGGTCGGTTTGACCGTCAGGTGACGGTGGATGCCCCCGATGTGAAGGGTCGCTTGGAAGTGCTGGAAGTTCATGCCCGCAACAAGAAGCTGGCTCAGGAAGTGTCGTTGGAAGCGATCGCCCGTCGGACGCCTGGGTTTACCGGCGCTGATTTGGCCAACCTGCTGAATGAAGCGGCGATTTTGACCGCCCGTCGTCGCAAAGATGCGATCACCATGCGAGAAATTGACGATGCGGTGGATCGGGTGGTGGCCGGTATGGAAGGCACGCCATTGGTGGATAGCAAGAGCAAGCGCTTGATTGCTTACCACGAGCTCGGTCATGCCATCGTCGGTACCCTGATCAAAGCCCACGATCCTGTGCAAAAGGTGACCTTGATTCCTCGTGGACAAGCCCAGGGTTTAACCTGGTTCACGCCCAATGAAGAGCAGGGGTTGATTTCCCGTGCCCAGCTACGGGCTCGGATCACCGGTGCTTTGGGTGGACGCGCGGCCGAACAAGTGATCTTTGGGGATGCAGAAGTGACCACTGGTGCCGGAAATGATCTGCAGCAGGTCACCGGTATGGCTCGACAAATGGTGACCCGCTTCGGTATGTCTGACTTGGGACCGATGTCCTTGGAAACTCAGCAGGGAGAGGTCTTTCTAGGTCGAGATCTGATGACGCGATCGGAATATTCGGAAGAAATTGCCTCGCGCATTGATGCTCAAGTACGGGCGATCGTAGAGCATTGCTATGAAGAAGCCTGTCGGATCATCCGCGAAAATCGCTTGGTGATCGATCGCTTGGTAGATTTGCTGATCGAGAAAGAAACCATCGATGGCGACGAGTTCCGGCAAATTGTCTCGGAATATGCCGAAGTTCCCGAGAAAGAGCAGTACGTTCCCCAGCTCTAA
- a CDS encoding ParM/StbA family protein: MTGKPSTVPSTVLSVDLGRTSTKACISRNADDVVLIQANVAHLTVEQVRRGQFEGQPTDPLLDIWLEFQGRGYASGQLAADFGADLGIGQSKIDDALIKVLACAGYFGLEGELGVVLGLPYYSQEQFDREKEHILSLVRSPHVMVYRGQEVRLDITHVWVMPEGYGSLIWSEAQDKRAASPDFPNLSVAVVDIGHQTTDFLMVDRFRFARGSSESVGFAMSQFYDQVAAQIQGADSQSLSLIEAVNHPEGDRFYRPKGVTKPTNLDDILPSLKKSFARELSDRLVTWLPERVTDVIISGGGGEFFWSDLRPLLKDAKLKGHLAKPSRTANALGQYIYGELQIMALSKQLVTGRS, translated from the coding sequence ATGACTGGCAAACCCTCCACGGTTCCAAGTACGGTACTCAGTGTTGATCTCGGACGGACGTCCACCAAAGCCTGCATCAGCCGCAATGCCGATGATGTCGTCCTCATTCAAGCCAACGTCGCCCATCTCACGGTGGAACAAGTTCGCCGGGGGCAGTTTGAAGGGCAACCCACCGATCCCTTGCTGGATATCTGGCTAGAGTTTCAAGGACGCGGCTATGCCAGCGGTCAACTGGCCGCCGACTTTGGGGCAGACCTTGGTATCGGTCAATCCAAAATTGATGATGCTTTGATCAAGGTGCTGGCCTGCGCTGGATATTTTGGTCTGGAAGGCGAATTGGGCGTGGTGCTGGGCTTACCCTACTATTCCCAAGAACAGTTTGATCGCGAGAAAGAGCACATTCTCAGCCTAGTGCGATCGCCCCATGTGATGGTGTATCGCGGCCAAGAGGTGCGGCTCGACATTACCCATGTGTGGGTGATGCCTGAGGGGTATGGCAGCTTGATCTGGAGCGAAGCCCAAGATAAACGCGCCGCCAGCCCAGACTTTCCCAACCTTTCCGTTGCGGTGGTGGATATTGGCCACCAAACCACCGACTTTCTCATGGTGGATCGCTTCCGGTTTGCCCGAGGCAGTTCGGAAAGTGTGGGCTTTGCCATGAGCCAGTTTTATGACCAAGTCGCTGCCCAAATCCAGGGAGCCGATAGTCAATCCCTATCGCTGATTGAAGCGGTGAACCATCCAGAGGGCGATCGCTTCTATCGTCCCAAAGGGGTCACCAAACCCACCAATCTCGACGACATTTTGCCCAGCCTCAAAAAGAGCTTTGCGCGGGAACTATCTGATCGCTTGGTCACTTGGCTGCCAGAACGGGTGACCGACGTGATTATTAGCGGCGGTGGCGGCGAGTTTTTCTGGAGCGACCTGCGGCCGCTGTTGAAGGACGCCAAACTCAAGGGGCATTTAGCCAAACCCTCCCGCACCGCCAACGCTCTCGGACAATATATCTACGGCGAACTGCAGATCATGGCCCTGTCCAAGCAGTTGGTAACTGGTCGTTCATGA